The nucleotide sequence atcagttatcaaaaatctcccaacaaacaagactCCTGGGctagatgacttcccaggggaattctaccagacatttaaagaagagttaacacccattcatctcaaaatgttccaaaacatagaatggaaggaaagcttccaaattcattctacaaagccaATAGCTCTTATTCCAGAAACAGGCAAGACCGCACTAAAAAGGACAATGACAGGCCAAATagccctgatgaacctggatgcaaaatgTCTCAACAAGGTACAAGGAAACTGAATtcaaaagtatattaaaagaattatgcaCCCTGCTCAAGTGGGAATTATTTTTGGGCTGCATGGCtggttcaatactcacaaatcattcaccataatatgccacattaataaaagaaaagatgaaaaatatatgatcctctcaatggatgcagaaaaagcatttgacaaaacacacatcctttcttgataaaaaccctgaagaaagtagagaaagaaacatacttcaacatcataatgGCCATATACAAGGACCCACAGCTAGTATTATTGTcagtagggaaaaactgagagctttcccctaaagtcaggaattCGACAGGGgtgtccaccctcaccactgttattcaacatagtacatAATATTCAACTTCGAGCCTCatcaataagacaacaaaaagaaataaaagacgtacaaattggcaaggaaggaGTCAcgctttcactcttctcagagcaacatgatactctatgtggaaaatctgaaatataccaccaaaaatttgctagaactgatcatgaattcagcaaagccacagaatataaaatcaatgtacagaaattggttgcatttctatacaccaataacgaagcggcagaagagaaatcaaagaataaatcccatttacaattgtatttttaaaaaaaaaaacataaggtgCCTAGGACTGAagctaaccaaagagataaaatatctatttgctgaaaactatagaaagcttatgaaagaaattgaagaagacacaaagaaatgaaaaaacattccatcttcacggactggaagaacaaatactatcAAAATGTCTATAtcgcccaaagcaatctacacatttaatgcaattcctatcaacaTAACACTAGCATCCTTCTTAGAGCTAGaccaaacaattctaaaatttgtatgataccagaaaagaccctgaatagacaaagtaatgttgaaaaagaaaaccaaagctggaggcatcacaagtCCAGACTTCCAGCTCTATTACAAACCTggaatcatcaagacactatggtactccCATTAAACcaacacatggatcaatggaacagaatagagaacacagaaatggacccataaatatATAGCTAaataatcttcgacaaagcaggatagaatatccaatggaaaaaaggcagtctcttcagcaaatgttgctaggaaaactggaaagcgatgcgcaaaaaaatgaacctggaccacttttagaccattcacaaaaataaattcaaaataaatgaataacctaAGTgcgagacagaaaaccatcaaaatcttagaggagaaaacaggcagcaaccacTTTGATTTCAGTCACAGCACTTCTTACTACACATGTCTCCAGacgcaagggaaataaaagcaaaaatgaactattggcacgtcatcaagataaaaatcttctgcacggtgaaggaaataatcaacaaaactaaagggcaacggACAGAATGTGAGAAGACATTtccaagtgacatatcagataatctataaagaacttatcaaactcaacaccggaaaaacaaatagcccagtgaagaaacgggcaaaagacatgaatagatactttcaaaaaaaaaaaaaaatccagatagctaacaaacacatgaaaagatgctaacgatcactcatcatcagagaaatacaaatcaaaaaccacaacgagataccaactcacacctggGAAAATGGCTCAAATgcacaacacaggaaacaacagatgttggatggatgtggagaaaggggaccttTTTTGTAGCGtttgtaggaatgcaaactggtgcagccattatagagaacagtatgtaggttcctcaagaaattaaaaatagaactgccctgtgacccagcaattgcactactaggtattgatacaaaggatacaaaaatgctgattcaaagggacacatgcaccccaatgtttatagcagcgctatcaacgatagccaaattatggaaagagacaaaatgtccatcaactgatgaatggataaagaagatgtggtatatatgtacaatagaatattactggGTGATCAAatagaatgacatcttgccatttgcaacagcgtggatggaactaggtgtattatgctaagtaaaataagtcgggcagtgaaagacaaatatcatatgatttactcatatgtggaaattaagaaataaattccacatttattgaacatagggaagggaagggaaaataggataaaaacagaaagggaggcaacactcaagagactcttaaatgccgagaacaaactgatgattgctggaggggtggtgggtggggagatgggctaaatgggtgagggccaacaaggagggcacttgttgggatgagcactgaatgttatatgtaagtgatgaatccctgggttctactcctgaaaacaacactacactgtatattaactaacttgaatttgaataaataaattttttaaaaaaggatgtgaGTTCTCCAACTATGTTCTGTTTAAGGATTGCTTGATGCTTGCACTCCCTTGAGATCGTATATGAATTTTTAAGGGCTTCtgaaattttgcaaaaaaaaaaaaaaaaaaaggtgactgtATTGAATCTGGAGAGCGTTTTAGGTAGTATCGATGAACTCTTCCAATCCACAAAcggtatttgtttttccatttatttatatcacatttcatttctttccacaatgttttgtactttttggCATACAGGCCTTTGATCTCCGTGCACAAActattcctatatattttatactttatgatGTGTGCGTAGTGGAATGGTTTGCAAAATTGTTTACGACTGTTCATCAATAGCATATACAAATGCACCTGATTTTTGACTATTGGTTTTGTATAGCACACATTAGCTGATTTCATTATTATCTCTAACAGTTTGTTTTTACATGTGGAAACTTTAGGGTTGCAACGCATGaaatcatgtcatgtgcaaagaGATAGTTTCACTTATTCCTTTGCAATTTGaatgttatttctttctcttgcctaattGCATTCTCTAGGATTCCATTGTGTTCAATGGAAGTGCTGAAAgcaggcatccttgccttgttcagATTTCCACCATCAAAGGTGACGTCAGCTATAGGTTCTTCATATAtgactttatattttgtgtaagCTTCCATCTACTCcgaggtttttttttattgtttttatcataaaaaggtTGACTTTCGCCAAATAATTTTCTACATCAAATGATgactatgttatttttttcattctatcaaTGTGGCCTATCACACTGtataattttcatatgttgaatcctTCTTACATTCCAGAaagaaatcccacttggtcattgtgtataattcttttaatatgctgttgagtTGTAATTGCTAATGTTTTGTCGAGCATTGTCGCATCAATATCCAGAcaagatactggtctgtagttttgttGTAGTGCCTTTGTTGGCTTTGGTCTCAGGATAACACTGCCCTGAGAATGAGTCTCAGGATGACCCAAAATAACTTAGGAGTCTTCCTACCGCTTTTATTTTTGGGAATACTTTGAAAAGGATTAGTGTTAAGTTTATCTTTCAGTGTTTGGAAGAATTCGCCAGTGAATCTTCATGATcatgggcttttctttgttgggaaatTGTTGATTGATTCAAACTCCTTACTAGCgatattctattcatttttctagTCTTCATTATTCAGTCTTGGTAAATGGTATGTGTCTAGAAACTTGTCCATTTACTCTAGGTTTTCCAATTTATCGGTGTACAATTGTTCGATGTACTCTTTTAGAATCCTGtgcatttatagaaaaatacttaataatGTCTTTCTCTTATATCTGATTTCAGTTAATGAAatcttctcaatctctctctgttaCTCAatctagctaaagttttgtcaaCTATGTTGGTTTCTGAAGAGCTACTCTTGGGTTTactgattttctctgttgttcatGTATTCACAATTTACTTATCTCTACATtagtcctttttatttccttcattctgcttgctttgtgttaattcttcttctttttctgatttattaagCTGTATACTTGTTAATGACTTGTGATCTTTCCTCTCTTCAACTGTTGgcattacaaatataaatttcccTCCATGGTTGCTTTCAGTGCAGAGTGTAGGTTTTGgcatgttgtatttccatttccattcatcTCAAGGTGTTCTCTAATTTCCCTAAGAGTGTGTTCTTGTATTTCAATACATTGGAGAAGATTCAATTTCacttctgttgttgatttctagttttatttcacAACTCTCACCAGTTCACTGCTTGGAAAGCCCTTCTTCCAGATTGCAGTATGGTGCCTTCTCAGCCTGTATAATTTGGACTCATacaaaggttttgtttgtttgtttgttttgtttcgtttcatttTTTATGGTAACTGGTTTCTGTAACAATCTGGGGAGACATGTGTGGGAGACAGGACAATGGCTTCTCCAAGATGACCACAtcttaatatacataaaatgtgaatatttttctttattcagccAAAGAAATTTTGCCAAAATGATTAGGTTAGACTCTTGACATGAGGAGATTATCCCAGATTATCACCGTGGCCCCATTTTATTCACAagagtccttataagaagggggCAGGAAAGTCAAAGTTAGAGAATGACAAGTAACAATACAAGCAAAAATTTGGAATGATAGAAAattgggaagatgaaaagaattgTGGGCAGCTTCTAGAATTTGGATGGCAAGGAACAACATCCAGAAGAAATACAGCTCAGCTGCCCTTTGTGTTGAGCCCTGCAACACCAATTTTGGACTCTTAATCTCCAGAATAACAAAATCGTACCTTTATGCAGTTTTCAGGCActacatttttaatcatttgtttcaCTGcgttaggaaatattttaatataatatgatTGCTTTCTAGTAAAAAAAACCTAGGTATTTTAAACACTCCTTTACCTTTCATTTAGCTAGCTACATGTTTATTATGTGTTGGCAGCTCTTCCCATCACTGTCTCTCACGTATCCAGATTGATGGATAAGACCCCCACCTGTACATGTACTTGTGGAAGAGAGAAGTTGATCCAGAGAGGTTCCAGAAGCTAAACCCACAGCCCAGAAACTACATCCATCATTTCCACTCACACACAATGGTCTAAAGAAGTCTCATGGCCCCACTGAATGCAAGGGACCAGAGAGTGTAACACCCCAAGGGGCCAGAACACAGACAAGCAGGATCATTTGGCGAAGCACGACGCTTTCAGAGAGGGCTGGGGCCGTCCGCCTGCCGTGTGCCACATCACCGAATCTCTCTGTGTTTTGCTTTCCTCGTCTGTAACAGGGTCCCATGTGACAGGCTCATTGCGAGGGCTACATGCCATGTACACGCAGCGTGCTGGGCTCAAGGTGTGCACTCAGTGAAAGCTGTTGTGGATAAACACTTGCGCGGACGGACAGGATCGCACAAGGATGCTAAATAGCTGTTTTGTTCTCCCCCCAGGTGTGGCAGGTGAGGCGGAACTGCAGGTGATCCAGCCCGAGAAGTCGGTGTCTGTGGCGGCCGGACAGACGGCCACTCTTCACTGCACCATGACCTCCCTGATACCCGCTGGGAAGGTCGAGTGGTTGAGGGGCACAGGGCCAGGCCGGGAGTTAATCTTCAGTTTCAGAGGAGACCCTCACTCCCCTCGAGTAACAAATGTTTCAGACGCCACAAGGAGAAACAACCTGGACTTTTCCATCCGCATCAGTAACATCACCCCAGAAGACACGGGAACCTACTACTGTGTGAAGTTCCAGAAAGGGAACCCCGATGTGGAGTTTAAATCTGGACCAGGCACCCAGGTCACCGTGAGCGGTGAGTATCGCTCCTTCCCCTGGTTGTGACAAGTCAATAAGAATGCCCTCCACTGTCTGAGCAGCAGATAAGGATCAGGTGATGTTATGGGTGCCCCTGAATCAGCCCCTTCCACGGATCAGGAAAGTTGAGGCCTGGAGAGGCCTTGCTATTTGCTGAAGACACCACGGCTGATAAACGGTGGGAAAATCTGGAACCGCGGTCTGCAGGTTCCCAGCTCTTCCTTTTTTCAATCCTGACCAGCCCTCTGGTTCCCAGGATGAGAGACTGAAAGTCTGGGAGACATGCTAGTCACAAGGCCCATCCTCACATCTGCCTCCAAACAGCACTCATGTCGATGTGTCCAGAATCCTCCACACTCGGCATTTACTAATCACCTGCTATGCCCAAGCTCTGTTCTGGGTACTgtaggaggaggaggtggagaccGAGAGTGACACCCACCAGAAATGTCCTTCCTGTGCTCAGATTGGTGGGAAGTCCCCTGGCAGAGAAGACAAGGGGGACTTTGAACTGAGGCTGGAATTGCACGCGGGCCCTGCCCCTGACTCAGTCTCCGACGCCGCCCTCCCAACACTATCAGCAGGGCTAAAACATAATCCATGTGAGGGTTCTGCACAGTGTCACATACCTGTCGTTGCTGAGGATGACCAGAGTCACGCTTACTGCTCGTAAATGCTCCTCTTGCAGCCAAACCCTCTCCCCCCGTGGTGTCGGGCCCCACGGCCAGGGCCACACCTGAGCAGACTGTGAGCTTCACCTGCGAGTCCCACGGCTTCTCCCCCAGAAACGTCACCCTGAAATGGTTCAAAAACGGGAATGAGCTGGCAGCCTCCCAGACCACCGTGGACCCAGAGGGAGACAGCGCTTCCTACAGCATCTTCAGCACAGCCAGGCTGCCGCTGGCCCCGGGGGACGTTCGCTCCCAGGTCATCTGCGAGGTGGCCCACGTGACCCTGCAGGGGGGCCCTCCTCTTCGTGGGACTGCCAACTTGTCCGAGACCCTCCGAGGTAGATGCCCGTCACCCCCGGCCCAAGCCCAGCTCCGGCCCCCAAGCctcccagcctgcccctcccccactccgtgCTCCCAGCCTTCCATCCCCTGGAACCTGCCTCCTGACAGACCCTCCCAACCACCGGGCACCCAGGGGTACCGTCACCTCCTCCTGTTTTGACTGCAGTTCCGGGTGAACACCTACCGTGCTAGGTAGTTCGATTTACTTTCCCAGAGCCACTccaattattgagcacctactgtaatCCAGCCACTGTGTGCTTGGTGATTTCATGGATTTTGCTAGTTATTTGATTCCAAATGCATGCTGGGGGCTCGATTTCACTCATCATTACCCTAATAGGAGCTGCCAGTAGGTaccttgagcacctactgtgtactgGGCACTGTGCTTAGGGATTTCACTCACATGCAAAGCCTACCCTCAGTGTTTGAGCACCAGCTGTATGCCTAGCACTGATCTGGGTGATTCCCTTGCTGCGTGGGGGGAGCTAAGTTCTCCAACCCCTCCCCGGTGACGTGTCTGTTCCATGAGGTCAGAGCTTCTGCTCTGTGCTGTTTCAGTTCCACCCACCTTGGAGGTTGCCCAGCAACCCGTGACAAGGGACCAGGTGAAGGTCATTTGCCAAGTGAAGAAGTTCTACCCCCAGCGCCTACAGCTGACCTGGTTGGAGAACGGACACGTGTCCTGAACAGAAACGGCCTCGACGGCCTCGAACCTCACAGAGAATAAGGATGGGACCTTTAACTGGACGAGCTGGCTCCTGGTGAATTTATCTGTCCACAGGGAAGATGTGGTTTTCACCTGCCAGGTGCAGCAAGACGGGCAGCCCGAGGTCACCAAAACCCATACCCTTGTGGTCTCTGCCCACCAGAAGGACCAGGAAGCCCATACGACCCACGGTGAGTCCGAGATGCCAACTGACCTGGCACTTTaaattctatcttttctttttttatgtgaaaaGCAGTCATTCATGCCTATTATAGAATAATCTAGAGGTCTACAGACATAAAGTAGAATTTTGATATGAGCTTCCCTCCCCAAAGCTCGTGCTCCAAGAGTGACCACTGTTAAGATTTTGGTACATAGCTTTTTAGATCTTTTGACATAAACATGCATTAGAGAAGGAAAcaacagagggagggagatgatCTTGTCGCTAGCATCTTGCCTCCTGCACCTTCACCTGACAGTAATTATGTCACCACGCCAGGCCAGCCACCTCCTCCTTCTGTTNNNNNNNNNNNNNNNNNNNNNNNNNNNNNNNNNNNNNNNNNNNNNNNNNNNNNNNNNNNNNNNNNNNNNNNNNNNNNNNNNNNNNNNNNNNNNNNNNNNNNNNNNNNNNNNNNNNNNNNNNNNNNNNNNNNNNNNNNNNNNNNNNNNNNNNNNNNNNNNNNNNNNNNNNNNNNNNNNNNNNNNNNNNNNNNNNNNNNNNNNNNNNNNNNNNNNNNNNNNNNNNNNNNNNNNNNNNNNNNNNNNNNNNNNNNNNNNNNNNNNNNNNNNNNNNNNNNNNNNNNNNNNNNNNNNNNNNNNNNNNNNNNNNNNNNNNNNNNNNNNNNNNNNNNNNNNNNNNNNNNNNNNNNNNNNNNNNNNNNNNNNNNNNNNNNNNNNNNNNNNNNNNNNNNNNNNNNNNNNNNNNNNNNNNNNNNNNNNNNNNNNNNNNNNNNNNNNNNNNNNNNNNNNNNNNNNNNNNNNNNNNNNNNNNNNNNNNNNNNNNNNNNNNNNNNNNNNNNNNNNNNNNNNNNNNNNNNNNNNNNNNNNNNNNNNNNNNNNNNNNNNNNNNNNNNNNNNNNNNNNNNNNNNNNNNNNNNNNNNNNNNNNNNNNNNNNNNNNNNNNNNNNNNNNNNNNNNNNNNNNNNNNNNNNNNNNNNNNNNNNNNNNNNNNNNNNNNNNNNNNNNNNNNNNNNNNNNNNNNNNNNNNNNNNNNNNNNNNNNNNNNNNNNNNNNNNNNNNNNNNNNNNNNNNNNNNNNNNNNNNNNNNNNNNNNNNNNNNNNNNNNNNNNNNNNNNNNNNNNNNNNNNNNNNNNNNNNNNNNNNNNNNNNNNNNNNNNNNNNNNNNNNNNNNNNNNNNNNNNNNNNNNNNNNNNNNNNNNNNNNNNNNNNNNNNNNNNNNNNNNNNNNNNNNNNNNNNNNNNNNNNNNNNNNNNNNNNNNNNNNNNNNNNNNNNNNNNNNNNNNNNNNNNNNNNNNNNNNNNNNNNNNNNNNNNNNNNNNNNNNNNNNNNNNNNNNNNNNNNNNNNNNNNNNNNNNNNNNNNNNNNNNNNNNNNNNNNNNNNNNNNNNNNNNNNNNNNNNNNNNNNNNNNNNNNNNNNNNNNNNNNNNNNNNNNNNNNNNNNNNNNNNNNNNNNNNNNNNNNNNNNNNNNNNNNNNNNNNNNNNNNNNNNNNNNNNNNNNNNNNNNNNNNNNNNNNNNNNNNNNNNNNNNNNNNNNNN is from Panthera uncia isolate 11264 chromosome A3 unlocalized genomic scaffold, Puncia_PCG_1.0 HiC_scaffold_11, whole genome shotgun sequence and encodes:
- the LOC125936749 gene encoding LOW QUALITY PROTEIN: signal-regulatory protein beta-1-like (The sequence of the model RefSeq protein was modified relative to this genomic sequence to represent the inferred CDS: substituted 1 base at 1 genomic stop codon), which produces MMLVPASGPHLPPYLLLALLLGLTGVAGEAELQVIQPEKSVSVAAGQTATLHCTMTSLIPAGKVEWLRGTGPGRELIFSFRGDPHSPRVTNVSDATRRNNLDFSIRISNITPEDTGTYYCVKFQKGNPDVEFKSGPGTQVTVSAKPSPPVVSGPTARATPEQTVSFTCESHGFSPRNVTLKWFKNGNELAASQTTVDPEGDSASYSIFSTARLPLAPGDVRSQVICEVAHVTLQGGPPLRGTANLSETLRVPPTLEVAQQPVTRDQVKVICQVKKFYPQRLQLTWLENGHVSXTETASTASNLTENKDGTFNWTSWLLVNLSVHREDVVFTCQVQQDGQPEVTKTHTLVVSAHQKDQEAHTTHGESEMPTDLAL